In one Dermacentor albipictus isolate Rhodes 1998 colony chromosome 4, USDA_Dalb.pri_finalv2, whole genome shotgun sequence genomic region, the following are encoded:
- the LOC135900008 gene encoding acetylcholinesterase-1-like, translating into MESWQPLRRQHRRQRSVASLLVSCVAVLCLSCLDGGRADESQPPLVRIENGLISGKRITVVGKQVDAFLGIPYAVPPIGNLRFEKPQPADAWDGTLQAVNKPPPCRQLDMPFLAGKRLHYSNTSTEDCLYVNVWRPSSSCPRSESCGAKLAVIVFIHGGALQWGDSGLFLNDPSVFVAESNVVFVTFNYRVSMFGFLSAKNPDLPGNMGMWDQILLLKWVQKNIGKFGGDPAMVTLKGQSAGAITAGLLATSQQSKGLFNRIVMESSTPLSLFLTMSFNVVGQFVNVANAHGCIDNSKDWREETPTIVNCLRKVESDVIIAKLKEETTFKQVFPMVHGDQFFPNDPLDPETYADLHVKEILLGTTTDEGTVFLNSIRDVAPQFEDYISGNYRLAMTLALKTMFNIPLSHARDITIAYFGDQSVEHNKKSVIDIFCELFADATIYCPTLMFADVATQRGVKAYRYIFAHKASDSYWPEWMGVTHGDDLPYTMGALLLPKDENLFTPPVGQELRDLILKKTHTPAEEEFVKQIIASWAAFAKHGTPAMVTPGDKWPVHTAGNSLLVSLKPSSFNVTAEQHRSRCNLWKPLLLRKSASHSSSDPASQKTTTGKPSVKTSKGKFSPDKTNSVLKKPPSSSTVNVQSSLITVALACLTIYQW; encoded by the exons ATGGAGTCGTGGCAGCCACTTCGTAGACAGCACCGACGGCAGCGAAGCGTAGCCTCTCTGCTAGTGTCGTGCGTTGCAGTGCTTTGCCTTTCGTGCCTCGATGGCGGCCGCGCCGATGAGTCCCAGCCTCCCCTGGTGCGGATCGAAAACGGACTAATCTCTGGCAAGCGGATCACAGTGGTGGGCAAGCAGGTGGACGCGTTCCTCGGCATACCGTACGCCGTGCCTCCGATAGGCAATCTCCGCTTCGAGAAGCCGCAGCCAGCTGACGCTTGGGACGGCACGCTGCAGGCCGTCAACAAGCCGCCTCCGTGCCGTCAGCTGGACATGCCGTTCCTCGCAGGTAAACGCCTACACTATTCCAATACCAGCACCGAAGACTGTCTGTACGTGAACGTGTGGAGGCCATCGTCAAGCTGCCCCCGGTCCGAGTCGTGCGGGGCCAAACTAGCCGTAATCGTGTTCATACACGGCGGAGCGTTGCAGTGGGGAGACTCGGGTTTGTTCCTCAACGACCCGTCAGTGTTCGTCGCTGAATCGAATGTGGTCTTCGTCACGTTTAATTATCGGGTTAGCATGTTCGGGTTCCTCTCCGCCAAGAACCCGGACCTTCCTGGTAACATGGGCATGTGGGATCAGATTCTTCTATTGAAGTGGGTTCAGAAGAACATCGGGAAATTCGGCGGTGACCCCGCGATGGTGACGTTAAAGGGTCAGAGCGCTGGCGCAATCACAGCCGGCCTGCTCGCTACGTCGCAACAAAGTAAGGGCCTCTTCAACAGAATCGTTATGGAGAGCAGTACACCACTGTCGCTGTTTCTCACCATGAGCTTTAACGTGGTTGGTCAATTTGTCAACGTTGCCAATGCGCATGGTTGCATCGACAACTCGAAAGACTGGAGAGAGGAAACTCCTACCATCGTCAACTGCCTCAGGAAGGTCGAGAGTGACGTCATCATCGCCAAACTGAAGGAGGAGACCACCTTCAAGCAGGTGTTCCCGATGGTACACGGTGACCAATTTTTTCCCAATGACCCCTTGGATCCCGAAACATACGCGGACCTGCACGTAAAAGAGATTCTGCTCGGAACGACGACGGATGAAGGCACGGTATTCCTCAACAGTATACGCGACGTTGCGCCTCAATTTGAAGACTACATCTCGGGTAACTACCGCCTTGCCATGACACTAGCACTGAAGACCATGTTCAACATTCCGCTATCTCACGCTCGAGATATTACGATTGCCTACTTTGGCGATCAGAGCGTAGAGCACAACAAAAAATCCGTCATCGATATCTTCTGTGAACTGTTCGCTGACGCCACAATTTACTGCCCGACACTGATGTTCGCGGACGTGGCGACGCAGCGAGGGGTGAAGGCATATCGTTACATATTCGCCCACAAAGCTTCGGACAGCTACTGGCCCGAATGGATGGGCGTCACGCACGGGGACGACTTACCTTACACAATGGGCGCTTTGCTACTACCCAAGGACGAGAACCTGTTTACTCCTCCGGTAGGGCAAGAACTTCGTGACCTGATTCTCAAAAAGACTCACACTCCTGCCGAGGAAGAGTTCGTGAAGCAGATAATCGCAAGTTGGGCGGCGTTTGCCAAACACGG AACGCCTGCGATGGTGACGCCTGGAGACAAGTGGCCGGTGCACACGGCAGGCAATTCGCTACTCGTAAGCCTCAAACCGAGCAGCTTCAACGTGACAGCGGAGCAGCACAGATCACGCTGCAACCTCTGGAAACCATTGCTGTTGCGCAA
- the LOC139059729 gene encoding uncharacterized protein: MEGSSRAAKAADVGRGTPCSALPKDYRVILPPLPTGEGQRRAVVLHCDVTGRPYRIYDFRKPLKDAGVIQQVGGIGAYQMSHVWLLNMKTDEAKQTLLDAGPLLVKNRPCLVIDPARQELRIKLHWVAFDVTSETIRRAFREYGEIKEVISDWWKAEDFEGAESTTRLVRLLLRDGVTPDRIPHQMRLGSGTALVVVPGRAPLCLRCHNTGHIRRECRVPRCGACRAFGHEQANCTRSYARVASVGGEADRSEMLMDEEEAESVAGMVASISDAAAVAASTSSAGSQENGAADARAADATLEDASTGKYEEGSAERPSETHSLGKQLPLSASGSGEKTAELKTAVSEFVATLEDSDSTVEAAMDAEATPTKRRLSKASTTSQDTRLRATERRGTEPGTKKPRVATSHQRSASLTRGGGKSTP, encoded by the coding sequence ATGGAGGGCTCCTCGAGAGCTGCGAAAGCGGCCGACGTTGGCCGTGGTACCCCGTGTTCTGCGTTGCCCAAGGATTACCGTGTCATCTTGCCTCCGTTACCAACAGGTGAAGGACAAAGGCGCGCAGTTGTATTGCACTGCGACGTCACTGGACGGCCTTATAGAATCTACGACTTCCGGAAGCCCTTGAAGGATGCTGGAGTAATTCAGCAAGTAGGTGGAATTGGTGCATACCAAATGTCGCACGTGTGGCTGCTGAACATGAAGACAGATGAGGCAAAGCAGACGCTGCTAGACGCCGGACCACTACTGGTGAAGAACCGGCCATGCCTCGTCATTGATCCAGCGAGGCAAGAACTCAGGATTAAGCTACATTGGGTCGCGTTCGACGTCACCTCTGAGACCATTCGACGAGCCTTCCGAGAGTACGGCGAGATAAAGGAAGTCATCAGTGATTGGTGGAAGGCCGAGGATTTTGAGGGCGCCGAGTCAACGACTCGTCTAGTTCGTCTTCTGCTGCGCGATGGTGTCACACCAGACCGCATCCCACATCAGATGCGTCTTGGTAGCGGCACTGCGCTAGTGGTTGTGCCTGGACGCGCCCCGTTATGCCTTCGTTGTCACAACACTGGACACATACGACGTGAATGCCGAGTGCCCAGGTGTGGTGCTTGCCGAGCGTTCGGGCACGAGCAGGCTAATTGTACTCGCTCGTACGCCAGAGTTGCAAGCGTAGGCGGTGAAGCAGACCGGAGCGAGATGCTCATGGACGAGGAGGAAGCGGAGAGCGTGGCTGGGATGGTGGCGTCTATCAGCGACGCGGCCGCAGTGGCGGCGTCCACCAGCTCAGCAGGTTCGCAAGAAAACGGGGCTGCAGACGCTCGGGCAGCAGACGCCACTCTGGAAGACGCTTCGACAGGAAAGTACGAAGAAGGCTCGGCAGAGCGCCCTTCTGAAACCCACTCCTTAGGAAAGCAGCTCCCACTAAGTGCGTCCGGGAGTGGTGAGAAAACAGCTGAACTCAAGACTGCAGTAAGCGAGTTTGTTGCGACGCTCGAAGACAGTGATTCGACGGTTGAGGCTGCAATGGACGCCGAGGCAACACCTACGAAGCGCCGACTCAGCAAGGCAAGCACGACTTCTCAAGACACCCGGCTACGAGCAACGGAGAGGCGTGGGACCGAGCCTGGAACCAAAAAGCCTCGGGTGGCCACCAGCCATCAGCGGTCGGCGTCGCTTACACGCGGCGGCGGCAAGTCGACGCCCTGA